DNA sequence from the Littorina saxatilis isolate snail1 linkage group LG9, US_GU_Lsax_2.0, whole genome shotgun sequence genome:
GAATTCTCAGGAATGTTGTGTCCTTTTGTATAtttagaaaaacaaaaaattagaGATACAATATTATGTGATGTATGTGAATGTTATTTGTTTATTGTAATGGTTTTTTTTAGGCTtagcagttttatttttaagtaGTCAAAGCTATGATTATTACTTGAAGCACTTTTCGTTTCCATTTGCATTTTTGCTGATTCTGCCTCTTCACACGAGTCAGATTTTCATGCTCATGATTTCCAAATGTTTTCTTCCTAAATCAGGTAAGAATTTGTTTAACATATTGTgtcatgggtgcaacctggaaaattccaaaacctgcaaaagttggggtccaggggcagcgccccgttgggggggtccggggggcaaagccccccagaagctgaagcttttttagtatttaaaatgccaaaaaaccctctcctggaacaaaaacatacaaagtAAACCATACTATTCATCCTAAAATTTACCGATTTTAacgcggttttttttttattatgctCGTCAACTTTTCAAAAAACCGGCACTGCCGgccagccgatgaaaccaaaaaccggctgccggcagagttgcacccatgttgTGTTGATTTGTTTCTTAGAGTCTGTGTGTATTGTTTTCCAAGTTTATTTGATGCAGGGTTTTGTATGTTTGAAGGATTACGTGCTTGGATTTAATATAACATGAGATAGTCATAAAATGTGAAGAACCAGGGGGTCACCAGGAACAAGGGAGAACATTATTCATTGAAAGAAACTGAAGTGACACGATGAAATAGGTATTGTATTATGAAGATAGTGTGTGTTTAAGATACCCAAGTTAAGTTGTAGTCCAAGGAAGGGAACAATACAAGAATTTACATGTACCCCTAATCTTTTTTACGTGATATGGTATACAGACCATGCTGATTTAGTACACTGCAGATTATCTTTATACGTACAAGTATTAGCTCATTTTGTGTTAGCTTCGTACATTTTAGTATTATGCATTATATTACAATGCTTGTTAGgatgatttgtttttctttgattCGGATTATAtaaaaattgtgtttttttgcaaCACTTGTTAGCTCTGCGCATGATTATTATTCTTATATAACGAAGGTGTCAGAAGAACACAAACAGAGTAGTGATAATACAATTtattctttaatttttttttaaatttaggctTTGTAGGTGGCAATTTACTCGTATCATACCCGCTTCCCTTATCTCACAGCGACCTTCTCTTTTCCTATATTTCtgccttaaaggcatatgtacgcgctcccgtgtttacaaagtgtagtttgcccataatcgatgtcaaacgcaccataagaccatgtaatgacgatatgtcgccatgcgcggaccatatacatgcattacagcttgttctagcctctgaaaaagtgaggatgtcaacaaagacgcggagttatttcccttgcgtcaacgctacctctgttggcaaatctataaataggacgatctagatcaaaataaaaattcaaatatctcaacatttaaggggtcctagaccacaatatcttgcagggaacttaatttagcatgtctccagctgtgggtaaagcaattagcgtgtatagtcatcgagtacatatggctttaaccgATCTGACActttgtctttcttttattACATTTCTCCTAAACATatgtatttgtttgtctttaaATAGAAACATTATTCGAAAAAATGGATAAGTGGGAGGATGGGGATTGGGAAATATATGTACACCGAACCATCTTTCATGTCtgacaaaaatttaaaaaattgagAAAAACATTTATTGAGTTTATGTtagagtgtgtgtacgtgtgtgtgggtgggtgtgtgtgtgtgtgtgtgtgtgtatgtgcgtgcgtgtgtttgtgtgtgtgtgtgtgtgtgtgtgtgtgtgtgcgtgcgtgtgtgtgtgtgtgtgtgtgtgtgtgagtgtgtttgtgtgtgtgtctgtgtgtgtgtctgtgtgtgtgtgtgtttgtgtgtgtgtgtgtgtgtgtgtgtgtgtgtgcgtacttcTCTGCCCTGGCTTTGCTCTTTTACACAGCAAAcattaaatcaatcaatcaatcaatgaggcttatatcgcgcatattccgtgggtacagttctaggcgctctgcagtgatgccgtgtgagatgaaattttatacggccagtagattgcagccatttcggcgcatatttacctttcacggcctattattccaagtcacacgggaataggtagacaattattaactgtgcctaagcaattttgccaggaaagacccttttgtcaatcgtgggatctttaacgtgcacacccaatgtagtgtacacggggggagggttcggacaccgaagagagtctgcacacaaagttgactctgaaataaatttccgccgaacctgggatcgaactcacgctgacagcggccaattgaatacaaatccagcgcgctaccaactgagctatatccccgcccccgcCCCGCCCCGCCCCATACATTAAAGGCTGAATGAAAAAAAGTACATCGATTTGAAGTCAAGTACGTTGGCATACTCCCAAAACTACTTTCAGATGAGGAAAACCTGTGATCGAAGGAACAAAAAAACGTTGTCTGGgaaaacatgtttttgaaaTAACAGTACGAGCAATAACGAGGTAaaggacacacactgacaaggaaattgatgtttgtttgtttgtttgtttgtttgcttaacgcccagccgaccacgaagggcaatatcagggcggtgctgctttgacatataacgtgcgccacacacaagacagaagtcgcagcacaggcttcatgtctcacccagtcacattattctgacaccggaccaaccagtcctagcactaaccccataatgccagacgccaggcggagcagccactagattgccaattttaaagtctttggtatgacccggccggggttcgaacccacgacctcccgatcacagggcggacgccttaccactaggccaccgtgccggtggaAATTGATGTAGCGATGTTCTCATGCCAAGACTAATAAGCACCCTCAAGTGTTAATCAACTGAAATATGAATCTTTATATCTTGCAACAAGCAAGTCAATCAGAGCTAAGTACGTTGGCATTCTCCCAAAACTACTTTCAGATGAGGAAAACGCGTGATGGAAGGAACAAAAAACGCTGTCTGGGAAAACATGTTTTTGAACAAACTGTAAGATCAATAACGAGGAAaaggacacacactgacaagggaagtaatcagtGTAGCGGTGTTCACATGCCAAGACTGGTAAGCACCTTCAAGTGTGAATTAACTGAATTATGAATCTTTATATCTTGCAACAAGAGCTAAGTAATATTTGAACAGTAATCGTATTACATATTAcatatacattttgtttttaaacaaaaataacCGGTAGAATGTCGGACGCAAGATATCGCCACAATTTCAGGTAGTTTTCACAAATGCTTATCAAACGTTCAGCAGACTTTGGTGGATGACTTGAAAGGCAGCAGATTGATACATCGTTATAGTAGACTTGTCGACAACATTTGAAGAGTTTTTAAAAGCGAGATTTTGAAAATATCTGAGATTGAAACGTTGATGCCAGAATCACGACACATATTGCGTTCGACACATGAAATATCGGtcataaaaaaatcaaacaaatttGTCAATATTAAGATGTGCCGTTTGGTCAACGCTGCAAAACAAAGTTTAAAGTGGTCAAAACTTTTAAAGCCCCGAATAGTCACAGATAAAGCACATCTTTAAGGTAGTATTAAACAGCAGCACAATCCACTCTACGAGTGAACGAAAAAGTGAAAGGTTCCAAAAATGTCACCAGGAAAACAGTACGTTTCAACAAACCGCGATGTCAACAGGACGGAAGTGAATAAACGTGGACAGGGAAAATCCGGTTTCGCAGTGAATCATACGGTCACACTCTCGCACAAACCCTTGCTTATTGAAACGTGTTCTATGAATATTCGATTCACATTGTCGACATCACCAAGTAGTCACTGTCAGTGACACGCCTCGCCCTTTTAGCTCTCGTAGTTTGAGTTGACGGCCTCGTGTTGTAAGGCTAGCTGTCTAGGTGATCTCTCGGGTTGCGTTCTCCTTCTCGTTGCTTGTTGGAGTTTTGTGGCCGTGAATTGACCGACCGGCCTACTGGTGTTCTACGCCCTCTCAAATTGCCAGCAGGTTTCAGTGGACATTCTTGCTTCTAGATGGGCCGTACTGTTGAGGACTGCAAGGTATGGACTACTGCCGGTGTTAGAAAATCACTGTAGTTTTGTCATTCACTCAACAAAGTGTTGCTTACGAAGTAACCGTCTAAAGTAAAGAGCACCGCACTGTCAAATTCAAACTGTGAATGTGTGAGAGAGCACTAATATTATTGCACCAAAAGAAATAATGCcttacaaaaataaggcctCATTTTTTAAGGCCTTCTTTTTGTGCCTCTCAGTTGCATGCTGGTACACAGAGAGAGCGGCGtcagggagagagaagagacacagacaaacagacggactgaCTGACAGGCAGATAGACCGACGGGCTGACGAacgaactgacagacagagagagaaagataaaaagagtatgtgtgtgtgtgtgtgtttgtgtgtgtgtgtgtgtgtgtgtgtatgtgtgtgtatgtgtgtgtgtgtgtgtgtgtgtgtgtgtgtgtgtgtgtgtgtgtgtgtgtacttttctgCCCTCGCTTGGCCTTTTTACCCAGCAAACCTTAAAGACTGAATGACAAAACGACTTCGATTTGAAGTCAAGTGCCTTGGCATACTCCCAAAACTACTTTCAGATGAGAAAAATGCGCGATcgaagaaacaaaaaaaacgttGTCTGGGAGAACATGTTTTGGAACAAACTGTACGATGAAAAGCGAGGAAAAGGATACACACTGACACGGAAAGTAATGTAGCGATGTTCACATGCCAAGACTGGTAAGCACCCTCAAGTGTGAATCAACTGAATTATGAATCTTTATATCTTGCAACAAGCAGGTCAATCAGAGCTAAGTAATATTTCAACAGTAATCTTATTACATATTAcatatacattttgttttttaagcgAAAATAACCAGTAGAATGTCGGACGCAAGATATCGCGACAATTTCAGGTAGTTTTCACAAAAGCTTATCAAACGTTCAGCAGACTTTGGTGGAtgacttgaaagacagcagcaTGATACACCGTTATATCGGTTGACGTGTTGACAACATTTCCAGAGTTTTTATCAACAAGATTCTTTAATATCCGAGATTAAACGTTGATGCTAGTATCACGACACATATTGCGTTCGACACATCTTGCAAATCAGTATCCGTCatacaaatttcaaacaaatatgtCAAGATTAAGATGTACCGTTTGGTCGCCCCTGCAAAACGAAGTTTAAAGCGTTTAAGCAAGTCAGAGGTATCGTACGTGATGTACGTTTTCAGAGAAACGGTTTTGGCCTTCAATTTGACATTTAACGAAGATTAATTCAAAACCTTGCAAGTCACACAATTGAAATAATGGCCACTATATATTTGCACATTCATGCACACATATACCAATTTTAGAAatattttggagaaaacagataTTTGGACAAAAGATCGTTTTCTGTTCGGTGAGCACCTTTTTGCGAGGGTACAGGTATTTTAAGAATTCACCCCCCTTACTATCTGTGAAATTCCTTCAGAATTTTCAAGCCATCCCCCAAACCAGGACCAACACGTTTGGAACATTCTCAAATTCCATCCGTGATCCCACAGCCTTTCCATTACTGCctgtagactctccacaacacTGGTTCAGCAAAGAACATGTCTACCTTGTATGTacagtttttttctctcgctccctGGTATGACTGTGTGCATAGGTTTATAACGCTTCCATCTGGGACGGAAATTCCATCATTCAGAAATGGCCACAGACGGAGAatctggtttaaaaaaaaaatccgttaTTTTAAGAGGGCAACCGTGTTTTTCTCGTGTGACCATTTGTTTCCTGTTGAGGTTGTTTGTACGAGGTTTTGATAGCGAGGAGCGACGCTCTTCCCCTTCCCCGCGGGACCTTCAACATCCAAGAAATTGGATCCGGTCCCCcacgggaagaagaagaagaagaatcctgacagagttatttctctAAACCAAAGCCAGCCTGAAACCGGACCTACACTGCCTCAATGACATTGACAGCTTCATTAAACGATTGACTTTTGCGCTGTTAACTTATACGTTATTTTAAAGAGGGGTGGAGGAGAGCCAATTTGACTTGTGATCCAGGCCGTGACGAACACGAGTCAACATTATGTGACAACTCAGAAACGATATCCATGCCCCACCCCGTGTCAGCGCCATTCCAGGCAACAGACCTTGGTAAATCACATGTACAGGTGGCAGCTCAGTGACACCTAAACACGGACACATGTGGGTAGCGCACCTCTTGTTGCTGTTAGCTTTCTACTTGAATTAAATAATAAAGTAATACATAatcgaaaacaaaaacactgtcgTGGCATAGCGTACATGTGGCATACATGCACGCTCCCAGATTTCCCAATCTTACTCTGTGTGCCCTTCTCTGTGATCGTGTTCACCTGCGTGACCTCTGTCGTCAGAAATGATTCAAAGATACGTCAGATGACATTTACTTTGCGTGGTGACGggtgcagtggcctagtggataagaaatcggcctcctaatcggaaggtcgtgagttcaaatcccggccgctgccgcttggtgggttaagggCGGAGATttgtctgatctcccaggtcaactaatgtgcagacctgctagtgccttattcctCTTCGTGtccacacgcaagcacaagaccaagtacgcacggaacaGATCatgtgatccatgtcagagttcggtgggttatagaaacacgaagatatccagcatgcttcccccgaaagcggagtatggctgccttaatggtggagtaaaacggtcatacacataaaaaccgtgggagtttcagcccatgaacgaaacaaacaaactttgagAGGTATTCTCATGTTGACGGGCCGGACTGGTCCAATCCATTCCCCAAAGCGACACTAAACGCTTGTAAGGCTCTTTGTTCAGAGGAATAATCTTGAAACTAACGCTGGATGTGATGCACTTCTATTTTACATTGCTCCTACACATGTTTAATGAGTTTCTACATGTTGACTacgtgtgtttgcgtgcatgcgtgcgaacgtgtgtgcgtgtgctgtatgtctatctgtctcacagtctgtctatatgtctatctgtctgtatccCTGTCTTTAATGTCCATCTCAATCATTAAATGTATCTTTTTCAGAGCCCAAGTTGATAAACTGGAAACTGCACCGCGAGATGCCCTGAACAATGAAAACAGCTACAACAAACAACTTCTTCGTTTGTTCACATCTTGACTGCTGGCCACAAACAATATCAGTCATCAAAAGATACAGTAATCTTCCTTCACATTCTTACCAGCAAGCATGTTCTTAGAACACTCTCTcattggaacaacaaataaagctGTGGTCTACATTGTCTACCTTAATTTGTGGTGACCTTGACAGCACTTAGATCATAAACATGTCCTGGCAATGCAGATTCATTATAAAGACATGCATGCGAACAAACGCGGGGAATATTTAGAGTGTTTTCTTGTCACAGCATGAGTGATTGATGAAAAAGGAAACAATATGGATGCATTGGATGATAAGTTTGACAGGCATGTTAGTTTCCTGCTTCAGGAATTCGAGGGACAAAGCTTTCCATGTACACTGCCACGGACGTGCGAGGAAAGTAATATCATCACTTCACTGCTACAGGAATGGCAACCAGATGAACAAGCAGAGCGTATGTATGCAAGGATCGGTTGTGTCAGAGTCCTAGACGTGTTGGACACAGAACTTCGAGATAAACAAGCAGAGCTTCAGTATGAAATCGTCGCTTGTGTCAGAGTCCTAGACGTGTTGGGCATAGAGGTTGTAACACGGGAAACGCTACGTGCCTGTCTTAAAGTCTGTACTCGTGCGTCATGGAGGAGAGCTTTTCTTTCGCGGCGCCTTCAGAAAGCCAAAGAATTTCTTCTCCATGTTGCTGCCATTGAATCTCTTCCCAGAGGGTTTATATTTCCTAGAGAGTGTAGGGTTGAGCGCTGTTATGGAGTACATAATGAAACGGCTTTATCTTTGCTAGTTCcccaaatacaaaacaaaaacatgattgtgTGCTTTCTTAAGATCGCGAAATCCACACTGAATAAAGAACAGATTTGTTTAATCTCAAATTTACTGCACGTGGAGGCTGATTCCCGTTTCAAACAATGTATGAACAGAGCCTTGCGGGATGGTGAATGGGGTGTGGTGGACCACATGTTACGACTGTACGACATGGACACAACAGCGCTGCACCAAGTCCTTGTCAAAGCAATGAAACGGAGAGAGTGGAAAGAAGTAGAAGCGTGTCTCGGGCGTGGAGCGGACATAGCCACAGCCTGCACTGAGACCGGGTTTGACCTGAACGCCAGGTCAGGAGAGAGCAACAGAACAGTTCTACACGACGCCATGTTCACCCATAAAGACGTAATGAAGGAGATGGTGCAGGCATTGCTACAGGCTGGCGCTGAACCTAACGTACGAGATTCAGATGGTGAGACTGTGGTTTGCACGGCTGTTAACTATCGCAACTGGGACTTTGCTTTGCTTCTGTTGATGCACACTAGGGCTGCTGGAACCACTGTTTCACAAACATTCCGTAACGGAGAACCGGTCTTGCATTTTGTCTGTAAAAAGGGTCAATCAGACCTTGTGCGGGAACTCTTCACGACACAGACAGACCCACTGGCCACAGACGGTAAGGGTAACACCTTGATCATGGCTGCCTTGGCTGGAGCAGATAGCGATGATTTCTCCTGGGAGCCTGAACCCATCACGCCTGGAAGCGAGAAGGAGAATGTAATGCGTGTTCTGATCCAGTCAGGGGTGGCAACACACCAGGCTCTGTTGTCGCAGTCACAGCTGAGGTCCCTTAAACAGAAAGCCCAAAACGTCACAGTGGACAGTTTCCAATCACCCATGTGGCAAGCAGTAAAGAGACGCAAACTACGAATCGCTAGGATGCTGTATGCTGCTGGTGCATGTTGTCATGAAGAAATTCAtgaactggtgaattcagaattCATTGGACACAAATTTGAAGAAACGAACCAGCGTGACATCTTGAAGTTTTCGGAAGACTTCTTCAGCCATTTTCATTCGGGTTTTGATTACGAGCCGGATGATGCTAGTGCGTGTTGTCATACAGGAATGCATAAACTGGCAAATTCGGAGTATGTCAGACAAAAAGTAAAACACGTGAGGAATAGCAGTCCCTTCCTGGCCTTCCTTAACGACATTTTCAGCCATGTTCGTTCCCAGGGGATGCATTATACTGTCGGTGAATGTTGTACTCAAGAACACTTTCCCTTTTGGGATGCAGAACTAAActttgtcagaaaaaaaacagaaaaaatgaaaaactggTGTGGCATCATGGACTTTCTGGACCACATTTCTAGTCACCCTCGATCCCTTCGGGACATCTGTGCCCTGACAATCTCGCATCTCATCGGCTGCGGGCCGCAGCGTGACGAAAGAGTAGCAAGCCTCGGTCTTCCTGACTCTCTACGTCGTCGCGTCTTACAGGATCACGTGATCAGTTCTGATTTTCTCAAGGACTACCCTCCTGACCCCGAGGACATTAAAGAACCGTACAGTGGACCCTGGATGTGCGGTGGATGTGGTTCTATTGATGAAGATTTTCTATCCGAGCTTCATAGGCCGCCCTGCTCCTGTCAGATTGAAGAAGGTGAATAACTGATAGTCATGATCAATACCATGAATCACCATAAGAAAAGACAGCCGAGGACAGTTTGATCATTAATGATTTGGTCTCATCATGTTTGCATAGGACATTATGGAAGACAGTCAAACAGTTCACAAATTCAATTGTTGAGTTAGAAAAAGTATTATTGCTTGAGCAAACTAAAACGTTCTGCTAAAATGAATTTTATGAGACAAGGCATACAGACAATACATtttgtgacagggtgaactgtcaACAAAGATAGAGTGAAGACATTTCACGTTCATTCTTGTTCCTCTCTTTCAGTCCCTGTCTAATTATGTCCCACTGACCCATTGATGCTTGTGCTTGCTGTCAGGATCGCTGTGTTTTGGTAACTTGTAGGCGTTTCATTTAAGATGATGGGCCctgattggttgattgtttaAACTGTTGCACGCGTTCATCATACTGATAAGCTTGAGGCTGCAGCAGAGCAAATTTTtgtttagtgcttttgtgaacaaaaaacaattgacaagtggctctatcccatcacccaccttccctccgtcgcgatataaccttgaacggttgaaaacgacgttaaacaccaaataaagaaagaaagtgtcaaAGTGGGAGTGTTAAGACATGTGTGTGGTCTTTTGTGACTTTGGATTGTGTTGTTCAATCGTGATTGAACCAGTGAACTGTTTTGGTGTGTAGCTGCAGAGATTAGTATTGTGTATTGAGCCATTAACTTCGTTTTGGCCAAGTATGTAGTTGAGGAGTATTTGAAAATAACTTTTGTGTGTTCCGGAACAAGTGTTGTAGCAGCTGGTTTGATTATTATGTGACGTTCGCCAGAGGATTGTTTGAAGTTTCAATAGCTTCATTGCGACAGAGTTCTACTATACATTTAGGAGTGAACGCGCAATTAACCACTCTGCCGTCTggtatttgttaaaaaaaaagtcacattATTGCAACCCCTGACTTTGTGTCTCTATTGAATGCTTCCTGATCTATGCATCCCTTCCACTTCACCCTCTCACAAAGTAATTGTTACAAGTCTCGCCAAAGTTTCATTTGAGTACGACTACTGGCGGAATTGTGCTAGTCTGGTAAACATACGGGAAAGATATGGAACGATCCCGCTGCACGGTTTACGAGTAACAGTAGTTATCACTCCCACACCATGCTGCGGTCACGAATGACCTGGCATTGCTGTAGCACGTGATCATTTCAAAATATTCGATCGTGTTTACAGGACTAGAAAATGTAAACTAGTGACCATACGTAAATAAAACATTGGCAGTATTTGCAACAATCATTTGTTTGCAGGCATTCGAAGTCATGATTTTTATTTAATGTAAGTTTACGACGAGattaaaaacattttccggaagattgcataacaaaaacagaaaactgTAAATATCTGT
Encoded proteins:
- the LOC138976352 gene encoding uncharacterized protein; amino-acid sequence: MDALDDKFDRHVSFLLQEFEGQSFPCTLPRTCEESNIITSLLQEWQPDEQAERMYARIGCVRVLDVLDTELRDKQAELQYEIVACVRVLDVLGIEVVTRETLRACLKVCTRASWRRAFLSRRLQKAKEFLLHVAAIESLPRGFIFPRECRVERCYGVHNETALSLLVPQIQNKNMIVCFLKIAKSTLNKEQICLISNLLHVEADSRFKQCMNRALRDGEWGVVDHMLRLYDMDTTALHQVLVKAMKRREWKEVEACLGRGADIATACTETGFDLNARSGESNRTVLHDAMFTHKDVMKEMVQALLQAGAEPNVRDSDGETVVCTAVNYRNWDFALLLLMHTRAAGTTVSQTFRNGEPVLHFVCKKGQSDLVRELFTTQTDPLATDGKGNTLIMAALAGADSDDFSWEPEPITPGSEKENVMRVLIQSGVATHQALLSQSQLRSLKQKAQNVTVDSFQSPMWQAVKRRKLRIARMLYAAGACCHEEIHELVNSEFIGHKFEETNQRDILKFSEDFFSHFHSGFDYEPDDASACCHTGMHKLANSEYVRQKVKHVRNSSPFLAFLNDIFSHVRSQGMHYTVGECCTQEHFPFWDAELNFVRKKTEKMKNWCGIMDFLDHISSHPRSLRDICALTISHLIGCGPQRDERVASLGLPDSLRRRVLQDHVISSDFLKDYPPDPEDIKEPYSGPWMCGGCGSIDEDFLSELHRPPCSCQIEEGE